One part of the Entelurus aequoreus isolate RoL-2023_Sb linkage group LG05, RoL_Eaeq_v1.1, whole genome shotgun sequence genome encodes these proteins:
- the mrpl24 gene encoding large ribosomal subunit protein uL24m, whose amino-acid sequence MRLTALLAIAARVVVPRNYRYGTNRPWTVAAKRLNPPGKRRKKVFVEPIANEDWSVFRGDTVEILAGKDKGKQGKVIQVFRKRNWVILEALNTHYRYIGKTGDYRGSYIASEAPILLRDIALVEPFDRKPSDVEWRFTEEGERVRVSLRTGRVIPKPVVERRDGIVPQQWKDGPKDTSPEETLEKTYTPSLKTLEEEVMEKMGIQENRRHRSSYWY is encoded by the exons ATGAGACTGACGGCGCTCCTGGCAATAGCAGCCCGGGTCGTCGTACCCAGAAATTACCGCTACGGTACGAACAGACCTTGGACGGTGGCTGCCAAGAGGCTCAATCCCCCGGGCAAGAGGAGGAAGAAGGTGTTCGTGGAGCCTATAGCTAACGAGGACTGGTCTGTgttccgtggcgacacc GTTGAGATTCTGGCTGGGAAGGACAAAGGCAAACAGGGGAAAGTGATCCAAGTCTTCCGAAAAAGAAATTGGGTCATACTGGAGGCTCTGAATACA CATTACAGATACATTGGAAAAACTGGAGATTACAGAGGGTCCTACATCGCCAGTGAGGCTCCTATTCTACTGCGGGATATCGCCCTTGTTGAGCCCTTTGACAG GAAGCCTTCTGATGTGGAATGGCGGTTCACCGAGGAGGGAGAACGAGTCAGAGTCTCACTCCGGACCGGTCGCGTCATCCCCAAGCCCGTCGTGGAGCGGCGAGATGGCATCGTGCCACAACAGTGGAAAG ATGGTCCAAAAGATACCAGCCCAGAAGAAACTCTTGAAAAGACCTACACACCATCACTGAAGACCCTGGAGGAAGAGGTGATGGAGAAGATGGGCATCCAGGAGAACAGAAGGCACCGGTCGTCTTACTGGTACTGA